Proteins found in one Arachis stenosperma cultivar V10309 chromosome 8, arast.V10309.gnm1.PFL2, whole genome shotgun sequence genomic segment:
- the LOC130946011 gene encoding serine/threonine-protein kinase-like protein At3g51990 yields MEQKSNSVATNSNERRNQTLRGGINTYGTGLPSTFHPLVSLDGEEVSQISESKGSGSGRRRSESEAESNVGGEEKGGGREYDSECGGRYTVGGREDFALAESAVSTSNSLTPSPSFSSSSITTTSKKQNNKEKEKPIKIQHFHYSDLEAATNGFSERKILGKGSHGYVYKAVMVSSSSFASAPEFIISNNEVDNEIDILSKIQSNNSKLPNWGRRVRLALQTAKEIDTLHSSTPLVIHRDIKSTNVLIDRNFNARLGDQ; encoded by the exons ATGGAGCAGAAATCAAACTCCGTGGCAACCAACTCTAATGAGAGGAGAAACCAAACTCTAAGAGGAGGAATCAACACTTATGGTACCGGGCTCCCCTCGACTTTCCATCCCCTCGTCTCCCTTGATGGCGAGGAAGTTTCTCAGATTAGTGAGAGCAAAGGTAGTGGCAGTGGCAGAAGAAGGAGCGAGAGTGAAGCAGAAAGCAATGTTGGTGGTGAGGAGAAAGGAGGAGGGAGAGAATATGATAGTGAGTGTGGTGGGAGATACACTGTGGGTGGTAGGGAGGattttgcttt GGCTGAATCCGCAGTTTCAACCTCCAATTCTCTCACACCATcaccttctttttcttcttcttcaatcaccACCACTTCAAAGAAACAGaacaacaaagaaaaagaaaaacccATCAAGATCCAACACTTCCATTACAGTGACCTTGAAGCTGCCACCAATGGCTTCTCAGAGCGCAAGATCCTCGGCAAAGGAAGCCATGGTTATGTCTATAAAGCTGTaatggtttcttcttcttcctttgcATCTGCACCAGAGTTCATCATCAGCAACAACGAGGTTGATAACGAAATTGATATCTTGTCCAAAATCCAGAGCAATAACAGCAAGCTTCCAAATTGGGGAAGAAGGGTTCGTTTGGCATTGCAAACTGCAAAGGAAATTGATACCCTTCATTCATCAACACCACTTGTGATCCACAGAGATATCAAATCAACAAATGTTTTGATTGATAGAAACTTCAATGCAAGGTTAGGTGATCAATAA